A window of Apium graveolens cultivar Ventura chromosome 8, ASM990537v1, whole genome shotgun sequence contains these coding sequences:
- the LOC141678153 gene encoding putative pentatricopeptide repeat-containing protein At1g10330 — MPDLAELSLQLLQKYIKHSKQINQIHAFLITNNLLLFNPTFKWMTTLLYNTLIRAYLNLHKSRNSLVLYKHMLVHQVPPNSHTFPSLIKAALHFMFPESLYTQVLKRGILKDPFVQTSFLCLYAQMGNLGHARKVFDEMSEPCIVSYNAMLDAFCKNGEMGSAVLVFQSMPVRDIVSWTSIINGYGRNKCFREAIEFFRIMMVHGDLRDFNVKPNEATFVSVLSSCTSLLGIGGLYQGKQIHTYMIKNESELTVFMGTAMIALYGKLGYLVYAIRVFDNMVDKQVCTWNALISSLALNSMENQALDMFEKMKSRGVMPNEVTFVAVLVACARANLVELGLELFESMSRVSRIVPRMEHYGCVVDLLGRAGLLTEAQDFIRRMPFEPDASVLGALMGACKVHGAIELGNEVAKRIIELQPLHCGRYVLLSSIYAEADRWDNAAQLRKAMVDAGIQKVPAISMIESI, encoded by the coding sequence ATGCCAGACTTAGCTGAATTGTCACTACAACTCCTCCAAAAATACATCAAACATTCTAAGCAAATCAATCAAATACATGCTTTTCTAATCACTAACAATCTCCTACTCTTTAATCCAACCTTTAAATGGATGACCACGCTTTTGTACAACACTCTTATTAGAGCTTATCTTAACCTTCATAAATCTCGCAACTCATTAGTTTTATACAAACACATGCTTGTTCATCAAGTTCCACCAAATAGTCACACTTTCCCTTCTCTAATCAAAGCAGCATTACATTTCATGTTCCCTGAATCACTTTATACTCAAGTGCTTAAACGTGGGATATTAAAAGATCCATTTGTTCAGACGTCTTTTCTGTGTTTGTATGCGCAAATGGGCAATCTTGGTCATGCACgtaaggtgtttgatgaaatgtctgaACCGTGTATTGTTTCTTACAATGCTATGCTTGATGCTTTTTGCAAGAATGGGGAAATGGGGTCGGCTGTTTTGGTGTTTCAAAGCATGCCTGTTAGAGATATTGTTTCTTGGACAAGTATTATAAATGGGTATGGAAGAAATAAGTGTTTTCGCGAAGCGATTGAGTTTTTTAGAATTATGATGGTGCATGGAGATTTGAGGGATTTTAATGTAAAACCAAATGAAGCTACATTTGTTAGTGTGCTATCTTCGTGCACAAGTTTGTTAGGTATAGGTGGTTTGTATCAAGGAAAGCAAATTCACACGTACATGATCAAGAATGAAAGTGAATTAACTGTGTTTATGGGGACGGCAATGATAGCCCTTTATGGAAAATTGGGTTACTTGGTATATGCTATAAGAGTTTTTGACAATATGGTAGATAAACAAGTGTGTACATGGAATGCACTGATTTCGTCTTTGGCTCTGAATAGTATGGAGAACCAGGCGTTGGACATGTTTGAGAAGATGAAAAGTAGAGGGGTGATGCCAAATGAGGTTACTTTTGTTGCTGTCCTGGTTGCTTGTGCTCGTGCCAATCTTGTGGAGCTAGGTCTAGAATTATTTGAGTCAATGTCGCGTGTGTCTAGAATCGTTCCAAGAATGGAGCACTATGGATGTGTGGTAGATCTTCTTGGCAGAGCTGGGCTCTTGACAGAAGCACAAGACTTTATAAGAAGAATGCCTTTTGAGCCCGATGCATCTGTTCTTGGAGCTCTAATGGGTGCTTGCAAAGTGCATGGCGCCATTGAGTTGGGGAATGAAGTTGCAAAAAGAATTATTGAACTGCAACCCCTGCATTGCGGACGATATGTACTTTTGTCGAGTATATATGCTGAAGCTGATAGGTGGGACAATGCTGCTCAATTACGGAAAGCCATGGTGGATGCAGGAATACAAAAAGTCCCGGCTATTAGCATGATAGAGTCAATCTAG
- the LOC141677067 gene encoding elongator complex protein 1, producing the protein MRNLKLSTELISNLQLQLENETLQFAAFDIEKNRLFFASSANLIYTTQLPSIHDVGRSKTSLPVVVEPIDLEHGDFITSMDFVMEKEALVAGTSNGHLLLYNVDDNATEIVGRVEGGVKCISPSPDGYLLAVVTGFGQILVMTHDWDLLYEISIEDPIEEIDAGQLGTSISWRGDGKYFATISKAHDSATINKKIKIWERDTGALHALSEAKSFMGVILEWMPSGAKIAAVYDNKDKNNCPSIVFFERNGLERSSFSVNERLDATIENIKWNCNSELLAAIVRSENHDSLKIWFFNNNHWYLKQEIRYLRQDGLKFSWDPTNPLQLICWTLRGLVTTYNFVWITAVMDNSTALVIDDSKILVTPLSMSLIPPPMFLFELRFPCAIREMAFWSKSSKTLLAVSLSDSALCVVELPVVDFWEELDGKEFNVEPASGEALGSSVHLLWLDSHVLLNVLHSGFNLSSDLVKSSSSRDSLACIQEIEIMCLENHIPGTVTCSGWNAKISSQISLEGLVIGLARNPVFNGTAFVQFIDGNIFEYKKQSGTGVPIIGNRTDMSFSSSCPWMSVVPVGGYDPSNPFLLFGLDNFGRLHGGGRTLCNNCSSFSFYSNSPDHMITHLILTTKQDLLFVIEVSDILFGQLDAKYDNFLPVIKKRRGEEESKSIILWEKGAKVIGVLHGDESAVIIQTIRGNLECIYPRKLVVASIVNALGQRRFKDALHMVRRHRIDFNIILDDCGWKNFLQSAAEFIRQVDNLSYITEFVCSIKNENVMETLYKEFTSLHKEEAKSLEVGDFKGSLDNNKVSSVLMAVRKALEEQIVESPARELCILTTLARNEPPALEEALKRIKVIRDMELSGSDDPRKVSYPSAEESLKHLLWLSESDAVYEAALGLYDLNLAAIVALNSQKDPKEFLPFLQELEQLPTLLMKYNIDLKLKRYENALRHIISAGDAYSEDCMNLIKNNPQLFPLGLQLTTDTVRRRLVTEAWADHLSDIKCYEDAATTYLSCLNLEKALKAFRACGNWAGVLTVAGLIKLGKEEIIQLAHELCEELQALGKPGEAAKIAVEYCGDVNIGISLLISARDWEEALRIAYLYRRDDLVSEVKDASLECASMLIGEYEEGLEKVGKYLARYLAVRQRRLLLAAKLKEDEQSVNDLDDDTASETSSNLSGMSAYTLGTRKGSAASVTSSTTSKARGIRRQRNRGKIRAGSPDEEMALVEHLKGMSLAAGAKRELKSLLVTLVMLNKEDIARKLQRVGENFQLSQMAAVGLAADATLSEIIDEHAFSQELYMKKVRKELLNSEAFSWQIKMFLSP; encoded by the exons ATGAGAAATCTAAAGCTGTCAACTGAGCTCATCTCCAATCTCCAGCTGCAATTAGAAAATGAAACCTTACAATTTGCTGCATTCGACATCGAAAAGAATCGTTTGTTCTTCGCTTCTTCCGCTAATCTTATTTACACCACTCAACTCCCTTCTATCCAT GATGTAGGGCGGAGCAAGACATCTTTACCTGTGGTGGTTGAGCCAATTGATTTAGAACATGGAGACTTCATTACTTCCATGGATTTTGTCATGGAAAAAGAAGCACTTGTGGCAGGCACTTCGAATGGACATTTGTTGCTATATAATGTTGACGACAATGCAACAGAGATTGTTGGTCGTGTAGAGGGTGGTGTCAAGTGCATCTCACCCAGTCCAGATGGATATTTGCTTGCGGTGGTTACTGGTTTTGGCCAGATACTAGTAATGACTCATGATTGGGATTTGTTGTATGAGATTTCAATTGAGGACCCTATCGAAGAAATTGAT GCTGGCCAGTTGGGAACCTCCATTTCTTGGAGAGGTGACGGGAAGTACTTTGCTACAATAAGCAAGGCACATGATTCCGCTACCATAAATAAGAAAATCAAAATTTGGGAACGAGATACGGGGGCGCTTCATGCTCTTTCAGAAGCAAAGTCTTTTATGGGAGTAATTTTAGAATGGATGCCCAGTGGAGCTAAAATTGCAGCTGTTTATGACAACAAGGATAAAAATAACTGCCCTTCAATAGTTTTTTTTGAGAGGAATGGTTTAGAAAGGAGTTCATTTAGCGTAAATGAAAGATTGGATGCAACCATAGAGAATATCAAATGGAATTGTAATTCTGAACTCCTTGCAGCTATTGTCAGATCTGAAAATCATGACTCCCTCAAGATTTGGTTTTTTAATAACAATCACTGGTACTTAAAACAAGAAATTAGGTACTTGAGACAGGATGGACTGAAGTTCTCATGGGATCCAACAAATCCACTTCAGCTGATTTGCTGGACTCTTCGTGGCCTCGTCACAACCTACAACTTTGTGTGGATTACTGCTGTCATGGATAATTCAACGGCATTGGTCATTGATGACTCTAAGATATTAGTTACTCCCCTTTCCATGTCGCTGATTCCACCTCCTATGTTTTTGTTTGAATTAAGATTTCCTTGTGCAATTAGAGAAATGGCTTTTTGGTCCAAGAGTTCTAAGACTCTGTTGGCTGTATCTTTGTCTGACAGTGCTCTATGTGTTGTTGAGCTTCCTGTAGTGGACTTTTGGGAAGAACTAGATGGTAAAGAATTCAATGTTGAGCCTGCCTCCGGCGAAGCACTAGGATCTTCTGTGCATCTCTTATGGTTGGATTCACATGTTCTGCTCAATGTTTTGCATTCTGGCTTTAATCTGAGCAGTGACCTTGTAAAATCCTCTTCAAGCCGGGATAGTTTGGCTTGCATACAGGAAATCGAGATCATGTGTTTGGAAAATCATATCCCTGGCACAGTGACATGCTCAGGTTGGAATGCTAAGATTTCTAGTCAGATCTCACTCGAAGGGTTGGTTATTGGCCTTGCACGAAATCCTGTATTTAATGGAACCGCGTTTGTTCAGTTTATTGATGGAAATATATTTGAGTATAAAAAGCAGTCAGGAACTGGAGTACCTATTATTGGAAACCGTACTGATATGAGTTTTTCATCATCTTGTCCATGGATGAGTGTGGTTCCTGTTGGAGGTTATGATCCATCAAATCCTTTTTTGCTATTTGGGCTTGATAATTTTGGTAGATTGCATGGAGGTGGAAGGACACTATGCAATAACTGCAGCAGTTTCTCATTTTATTCCAATTCCCCTGATCACATGATCACACATCTGATTCTTACTACTAAACAGGATTTGCTCTTCGTAATTGAAGTAAGTGATATTTTGTTCGGACAGCTAGatgctaaatatgacaactttTTACCTGTTATTAAGAAAAGACGCGGAGAAGAAGAAAGTAAGAGTATAATTTTATGGGAGAAAGGTGCCAAAGTTATAGGTGTCCTGCATGGAGATGAATCTGCTGTTATTATACAAACAATTAGAGGAAACCTGGAGTGCATCTATCCAAGAAAATTGGTTGTAGCGTCGATTGTCAATGCGTTGGGCCAAAGGCGTTTTAAAGATGCGCTACACATGGTAAGGCGACATAGAATAGATTTCAATATAATTCTTGACGATTGCGGTTGGAAGAACTTTCTTCAATCAGCTGCAGAGTTTATAAGACAGGTTGATAATCTGAGCTATATAACGGAGTTTGTCTGTTCTATAAAGAATGAAAATGTGATGGAGACATTGTACAAAGAGTTCACATCCTTACACAAAGAAGAGGCTAAATCCTTAGAAGTTGGAGATTTCAAGGGTTCACTTGATAATAATAAGGTATCTTCTGTACTGATGGCTGTGAGAAAGGCACTTGAGGAGCAAATAGTGGAAAGCCCTGCAAGAGAACTTTGCATTTTGACTACCTTAGCTCGAAATGAACCCCCAGCCCTTGAAGAAGCTTTGAAGAGAATAAAAGTAATCAGGGATATGGAGCTTTCAGGTTCTGATGACCCAAGGAAAGTTTCTTACCCTTCTGCTGAGGAATCTTTGAAACATCTCTTGTGGCTATCTGAATCTGATGCTGTATATGAAGCTGCATTGGGGCTTTACGATCTGAACCTTGCTGCTATAGTTGCGTTGAATTCACAAAAAGACCCAAAAGAATTTCTTCCTTTCCTTCAGGAATTGGAACAGTTGCCAACTTTATTAATGAAATATAATATTGACCTGAAACTGAAAAGGTATGAAAATGCACTCCGACACATTATTTCAGCAGGAGATGCTTATTCAGAAGATTGTATGAACCTCATAAAGAACAATCCACAGCTTTTTCCTCTAGGACTTCAGCTGACAACGGATACAGTCAGGAGAAGGCTCGTTACCGAGGCCTGGGCAGATCATCTTAGTGACATCAAATGCTATGAAGATGCTGCTACAACTTACTTGAGCTGTTTAAATTTAGAGAAAGCTTTAAAGGCATTTCGTGCCTGTGGTAATTGGGCTGGGGTACTGACAGTTGCAGGTCTCATCAAGCTGGGAAAAGAGGAGATCATTCAACTAGCTCATGAACTGTGTGAGGAACTTCAGGCACTTGGTAAACCGGGGGAAGCTGCTAAGATTGCTGTAGAGTACTGTGGAGATGTAAATATTGGGATCAGTCTCTTAATCAGTGCAAGGGACTGGGAGGAGGCTCTAAGGATTGCTTATTTGTACAGAAGAGATGATTTAGTTTCAGAAGTCAAGGATGCATCTCTTGAGTGTGCCAGCATGCTGATTGGAGAGTATGAAGAAGGTTTGGAGAAAGTGGGAAAATACTTAGCGCGCTACTTGGCAGTGAGGCAACGAAGATTATTACTCGCTGCCAAACTCAAGGAAGATGAGCAATCAGTAAACGATCTTGACGATGATACTGCTTCAGAAACTAGCAGCAATCTTAGCGGAATGAGCGCGTACACCTTGGG AACAAGGAAAGGCTCCGCAGCTTCTGTTACTTCGAGTACCACTAGCAAGGCCAGAGGGATTAGGCGTCAACGGAACAGAGGAAAAATCCGTGCCGGCAG CCCTGATGAAGAGATGGCCTTGGTGGAGCATCTGAAGGGCATGTCTCTGGCGGCTGGTGCAAAGAGAGAGCTTAAATCTTTGTTAGTTACTCTTGTAATGCTTAACAAGGAAGACATTGCAAGAAAATTGCAGCGAGTAGGAGAAAACTTTCAACTGTCTCAAATGGCAGCAGTAGGTCTAGCTGCTGATGCAACGTTGAGTGAGATTATAGATGAACATGCTTTCTCTCAGGAGCTTTACATGAAGAAAGTAAGAAAAGAGTTGCTAAACTCAGAGGCCTTCTCCTGGCAAATCAAGATGTTTCTTTCGCCTTAA